One Triplophysa rosa linkage group LG21, Trosa_1v2, whole genome shotgun sequence DNA segment encodes these proteins:
- the rbbp8l gene encoding uncharacterized protein rbbp8l isoform X2 codes for MAVESFSELLQKLRDVHEHESEGWQEKLVELTNKKNIDTKRMEELYNRNQQLREQQRMLTENIKQLENRLRAGLCDRCTVTQDVAKKRLQEYENCQLQSLQHISILVSEMNALKKENDNLKEEVKSLRDRTNRQNGLSEDTIAPEVKMSPDTAVAAMSLLTSALKSSQPPPGDTTLPAATVKRETENSPTESLDKSSEHKLMQSWARAFSFESNKPILYGSERRAASVESVEQGHSPLSPSLTSALGLLKSNCVFSSAAPEERSNRQQIHAPVPFRPLPMQTGHLPWPLSDSTDWVTVTSAASGVTGGMAIHPSQTQISGSPILHVPKQIPPINGLLSRSHGPSPSSLRSWSDRPPRRSLSEHVDSREKRVAGGEAVTAPPQWRASTGQPERIFGENLRKEQEEEPLDLSESGRSKSKEQEKTQSDTSSSSSSYSPPAPLSSSSQYPSSPQSDLQTADHITQEEATQDKCKEQEEVLKDESSPAAETSMNSDNRKIPSVTISLQPVVLMESLKSGGQKGKVADPGSKPVEQEEKENNDHETGRKRPGQDTDALSQRPLKEKKLRLRRGTSGNHAELEQT; via the exons ATGGCTGTGGAAAGCTTCTCTGAGCTTTTGCAGAAACTGCGGGACGTCCATGAACACGAGTCAGAAG GATGGCAGGAAAAATTGGTAGAACTcacaaataaaaagaatat tgATACAAAGCGCATGGAGGAACTTTACAACAGGAACCAGCAGCTTAGAGAACAGCAACGGATGCTGACTGAGAACATCAAACAGCTGGAAAACag GTTGCGAGCCGGGTTGTGTGACAGGTGTACAGTCACTCAGGACGTGGCTAAAAAAAGACTGCAGGAGTATGAAAACTGTCAACTGCAGAGTTTACAGCATATCTCTATCCTGG TGAGTGAGATGAATGCACTtaagaaagaaaatgacaatCTGAAAGAAGAGGTAAAGAGCCTGAGGGATCGTACAAA TCGGCAGAATGGTCTTTCAGAGGACACGATCGCTCCAGAGGTCAAGATGTCACCTGACACAGCAGTGGCTGCAATGAGTCTACTGACCTCAGCGTTAAAGTCTAGCCAGCCACCACCAGGGGACACCACTTTACCTGCAGCCACTGTCAAGCGTGAGACCGAAAACAGTCCAACTGAAAGTCTGG ATAAATCGTCTGAACACAAACTTATGCAAAGCTGGGCCAGGGCATTTTCATTC GAGTCCAACAAGCCCATATTGTATGGATCGGAAAGAAG AGCTGCCAGTGTGGAGTCGGTGGAGCAGGGACATTCCCCTTTATCTCCTTCACTTACATCTGCCCTTGGTCTCCTGAAGAGCAATTGTGTTTTTTCATCTGCTGCCCCCGAGGAACGGAGCAACCGGCAACAAATCCATGCCCCTGTCCCTTTCCGGCCGCTTCCAATGCAAACCGGTCACCTCCCCTGGCCACTCTCAGATTCCACGGATTGGGTAACAGTAACATCAGCCGCCTCTGGTGTTACTGGCGGTATGGCAATTCACCCAAGCCAGACCCAAATTTCAGGCTCACCTATCCTGCATGTACCCAAACAGATCCCTCCTATCAACGGCCTCCTGTCTCGCTCGCATGGCCCGAGCCCCAGCAGCCTGCGGTCTTGGTCAGATCGGCCTCCGCGCAGAAGCCTCTCAGAGCATGTTGACAGTAGAGAAAAGAGAGTTGCAGGAGGAGAAGCTGTTACAGCACCGCCCCAGTGGAGGGCTTCGACGGGGCAGCCGGAAAGGATTTTCGGCGAGAACCTCAGAAAGGAACAGGAGGAAGAACCGCTGGACCTGTCTGAATCAGGACGCTCCAAAAGCAAAGAGCAAGAGAAAACACAGAGCGACACAtcttcttcatcttcatcttACTCACCACCTGCTCCACTTTCATCATCATCTCAATACCCGTCAAGTCCTCAAAGTGACCTGCAGACAGCAGACCATATTACACAG GAAGAAGCAACACAGGACAAATGTAAAGAACAAGAAGAAGTACTCAAAGATGAAAGTTCTCCCGCAGCTGAGACATCTATGAACTCAGACAACAGGAAAATCCCATCAGTCACCATTTCGCTCCAACCAG TTGTGCTTATGGAGTCACTTAAATCTGGAGGACAG AAGGGTAAGGTTGCTGATCCTGGGAGCAAACCGGTAGAGCAGGAGGAGAAGGAGAACAACGACCATGAAACAGGCAGAAAAAGACCAGGGCAGGATACTGATG CTCTTTCCCAGCGACCACTAAAGGAGAAGAAATTACGATTGAGGCGAGGAACCTCAGGAAACCACGCAGAACTAGAGCAAACATGA
- the rbbp8l gene encoding uncharacterized protein rbbp8l isoform X1, whose amino-acid sequence MAVESFSELLQKLRDVHEHESEGWQEKLVELTNKKNIDTKRMEELYNRNQQLREQQRMLTENIKQLENRLRAGLCDRCTVTQDVAKKRLQEYENCQLQSLQHISILVSEMNALKKENDNLKEEVKSLRDRTNRQNGLSEDTIAPEVKMSPDTAVAAMSLLTSALKSSQPPPGDTTLPAATVKRETENSPTESLDKSSEHKLMQSWARAFSFESNKPILYGSERRAASVESVEQGHSPLSPSLTSALGLLKSNCVFSSAAPEERSNRQQIHAPVPFRPLPMQTGHLPWPLSDSTDWVTVTSAASGVTGGMAIHPSQTQISGSPILHVPKQIPPINGLLSRSHGPSPSSLRSWSDRPPRRSLSEHVDSREKRVAGGEAVTAPPQWRASTGQPERIFGENLRKEQEEEPLDLSESGRSKSKEQEKTQSDTSSSSSSYSPPAPLSSSSQYPSSPQSDLQTADHITQHSLSHRTQEEATQDKCKEQEEVLKDESSPAAETSMNSDNRKIPSVTISLQPVVLMESLKSGGQKGKVADPGSKPVEQEEKENNDHETGRKRPGQDTDALSQRPLKEKKLRLRRGTSGNHAELEQT is encoded by the exons ATGGCTGTGGAAAGCTTCTCTGAGCTTTTGCAGAAACTGCGGGACGTCCATGAACACGAGTCAGAAG GATGGCAGGAAAAATTGGTAGAACTcacaaataaaaagaatat tgATACAAAGCGCATGGAGGAACTTTACAACAGGAACCAGCAGCTTAGAGAACAGCAACGGATGCTGACTGAGAACATCAAACAGCTGGAAAACag GTTGCGAGCCGGGTTGTGTGACAGGTGTACAGTCACTCAGGACGTGGCTAAAAAAAGACTGCAGGAGTATGAAAACTGTCAACTGCAGAGTTTACAGCATATCTCTATCCTGG TGAGTGAGATGAATGCACTtaagaaagaaaatgacaatCTGAAAGAAGAGGTAAAGAGCCTGAGGGATCGTACAAA TCGGCAGAATGGTCTTTCAGAGGACACGATCGCTCCAGAGGTCAAGATGTCACCTGACACAGCAGTGGCTGCAATGAGTCTACTGACCTCAGCGTTAAAGTCTAGCCAGCCACCACCAGGGGACACCACTTTACCTGCAGCCACTGTCAAGCGTGAGACCGAAAACAGTCCAACTGAAAGTCTGG ATAAATCGTCTGAACACAAACTTATGCAAAGCTGGGCCAGGGCATTTTCATTC GAGTCCAACAAGCCCATATTGTATGGATCGGAAAGAAG AGCTGCCAGTGTGGAGTCGGTGGAGCAGGGACATTCCCCTTTATCTCCTTCACTTACATCTGCCCTTGGTCTCCTGAAGAGCAATTGTGTTTTTTCATCTGCTGCCCCCGAGGAACGGAGCAACCGGCAACAAATCCATGCCCCTGTCCCTTTCCGGCCGCTTCCAATGCAAACCGGTCACCTCCCCTGGCCACTCTCAGATTCCACGGATTGGGTAACAGTAACATCAGCCGCCTCTGGTGTTACTGGCGGTATGGCAATTCACCCAAGCCAGACCCAAATTTCAGGCTCACCTATCCTGCATGTACCCAAACAGATCCCTCCTATCAACGGCCTCCTGTCTCGCTCGCATGGCCCGAGCCCCAGCAGCCTGCGGTCTTGGTCAGATCGGCCTCCGCGCAGAAGCCTCTCAGAGCATGTTGACAGTAGAGAAAAGAGAGTTGCAGGAGGAGAAGCTGTTACAGCACCGCCCCAGTGGAGGGCTTCGACGGGGCAGCCGGAAAGGATTTTCGGCGAGAACCTCAGAAAGGAACAGGAGGAAGAACCGCTGGACCTGTCTGAATCAGGACGCTCCAAAAGCAAAGAGCAAGAGAAAACACAGAGCGACACAtcttcttcatcttcatcttACTCACCACCTGCTCCACTTTCATCATCATCTCAATACCCGTCAAGTCCTCAAAGTGACCTGCAGACAGCAGACCATATTACACAG CATAGTTTGTCCCATCGTACACAGGAAGAAGCAACACAGGACAAATGTAAAGAACAAGAAGAAGTACTCAAAGATGAAAGTTCTCCCGCAGCTGAGACATCTATGAACTCAGACAACAGGAAAATCCCATCAGTCACCATTTCGCTCCAACCAG TTGTGCTTATGGAGTCACTTAAATCTGGAGGACAG AAGGGTAAGGTTGCTGATCCTGGGAGCAAACCGGTAGAGCAGGAGGAGAAGGAGAACAACGACCATGAAACAGGCAGAAAAAGACCAGGGCAGGATACTGATG CTCTTTCCCAGCGACCACTAAAGGAGAAGAAATTACGATTGAGGCGAGGAACCTCAGGAAACCACGCAGAACTAGAGCAAACATGA
- the rbbp8l gene encoding uncharacterized protein rbbp8l isoform X3, giving the protein MNTSQKEKLVELTNKKNIDTKRMEELYNRNQQLREQQRMLTENIKQLENRLRAGLCDRCTVTQDVAKKRLQEYENCQLQSLQHISILVSEMNALKKENDNLKEEVKSLRDRTNRQNGLSEDTIAPEVKMSPDTAVAAMSLLTSALKSSQPPPGDTTLPAATVKRETENSPTESLDKSSEHKLMQSWARAFSFESNKPILYGSERRAASVESVEQGHSPLSPSLTSALGLLKSNCVFSSAAPEERSNRQQIHAPVPFRPLPMQTGHLPWPLSDSTDWVTVTSAASGVTGGMAIHPSQTQISGSPILHVPKQIPPINGLLSRSHGPSPSSLRSWSDRPPRRSLSEHVDSREKRVAGGEAVTAPPQWRASTGQPERIFGENLRKEQEEEPLDLSESGRSKSKEQEKTQSDTSSSSSSYSPPAPLSSSSQYPSSPQSDLQTADHITQHSLSHRTQEEATQDKCKEQEEVLKDESSPAAETSMNSDNRKIPSVTISLQPVVLMESLKSGGQKGKVADPGSKPVEQEEKENNDHETGRKRPGQDTDALSQRPLKEKKLRLRRGTSGNHAELEQT; this is encoded by the exons ATGAACACGAGTCAGAAG GAAAAATTGGTAGAACTcacaaataaaaagaatat tgATACAAAGCGCATGGAGGAACTTTACAACAGGAACCAGCAGCTTAGAGAACAGCAACGGATGCTGACTGAGAACATCAAACAGCTGGAAAACag GTTGCGAGCCGGGTTGTGTGACAGGTGTACAGTCACTCAGGACGTGGCTAAAAAAAGACTGCAGGAGTATGAAAACTGTCAACTGCAGAGTTTACAGCATATCTCTATCCTGG TGAGTGAGATGAATGCACTtaagaaagaaaatgacaatCTGAAAGAAGAGGTAAAGAGCCTGAGGGATCGTACAAA TCGGCAGAATGGTCTTTCAGAGGACACGATCGCTCCAGAGGTCAAGATGTCACCTGACACAGCAGTGGCTGCAATGAGTCTACTGACCTCAGCGTTAAAGTCTAGCCAGCCACCACCAGGGGACACCACTTTACCTGCAGCCACTGTCAAGCGTGAGACCGAAAACAGTCCAACTGAAAGTCTGG ATAAATCGTCTGAACACAAACTTATGCAAAGCTGGGCCAGGGCATTTTCATTC GAGTCCAACAAGCCCATATTGTATGGATCGGAAAGAAG AGCTGCCAGTGTGGAGTCGGTGGAGCAGGGACATTCCCCTTTATCTCCTTCACTTACATCTGCCCTTGGTCTCCTGAAGAGCAATTGTGTTTTTTCATCTGCTGCCCCCGAGGAACGGAGCAACCGGCAACAAATCCATGCCCCTGTCCCTTTCCGGCCGCTTCCAATGCAAACCGGTCACCTCCCCTGGCCACTCTCAGATTCCACGGATTGGGTAACAGTAACATCAGCCGCCTCTGGTGTTACTGGCGGTATGGCAATTCACCCAAGCCAGACCCAAATTTCAGGCTCACCTATCCTGCATGTACCCAAACAGATCCCTCCTATCAACGGCCTCCTGTCTCGCTCGCATGGCCCGAGCCCCAGCAGCCTGCGGTCTTGGTCAGATCGGCCTCCGCGCAGAAGCCTCTCAGAGCATGTTGACAGTAGAGAAAAGAGAGTTGCAGGAGGAGAAGCTGTTACAGCACCGCCCCAGTGGAGGGCTTCGACGGGGCAGCCGGAAAGGATTTTCGGCGAGAACCTCAGAAAGGAACAGGAGGAAGAACCGCTGGACCTGTCTGAATCAGGACGCTCCAAAAGCAAAGAGCAAGAGAAAACACAGAGCGACACAtcttcttcatcttcatcttACTCACCACCTGCTCCACTTTCATCATCATCTCAATACCCGTCAAGTCCTCAAAGTGACCTGCAGACAGCAGACCATATTACACAG CATAGTTTGTCCCATCGTACACAGGAAGAAGCAACACAGGACAAATGTAAAGAACAAGAAGAAGTACTCAAAGATGAAAGTTCTCCCGCAGCTGAGACATCTATGAACTCAGACAACAGGAAAATCCCATCAGTCACCATTTCGCTCCAACCAG TTGTGCTTATGGAGTCACTTAAATCTGGAGGACAG AAGGGTAAGGTTGCTGATCCTGGGAGCAAACCGGTAGAGCAGGAGGAGAAGGAGAACAACGACCATGAAACAGGCAGAAAAAGACCAGGGCAGGATACTGATG CTCTTTCCCAGCGACCACTAAAGGAGAAGAAATTACGATTGAGGCGAGGAACCTCAGGAAACCACGCAGAACTAGAGCAAACATGA